In Rutidosis leptorrhynchoides isolate AG116_Rl617_1_P2 chromosome 2, CSIRO_AGI_Rlap_v1, whole genome shotgun sequence, one genomic interval encodes:
- the LOC139888772 gene encoding secreted RxLR effector protein 161-like: protein MGVADVILCIRIKRDDRGITITQSHYIEKILKWFKCDQCSPLNTPVDVNVKLMAYSHKAVSQLKYSRAIGCLMYDMTSTRPDIAFIVGKLSRFTSNQNSIHWRAVVRVFKYLKGTMDYGITYTGFPLVLEGYSDESWITNVEDHSSTTGWIFLLRGGTISWASKKQTCITNSTMESEFVALATASKESDWLRNLIHEIPLWPKPISPISIRCDSEATLAKAYSQIVFFV, encoded by the coding sequence ATGGGAGTGGCGGATGTAATCCTATGCATAAGGATTAAAAGGGATGATAGAGGTATCACGATCACACAGTCTCATTACATTGAGAAGATTCTGAAATGGTTTAAGTGTGATCAATGTTCTCCCTTGAATACTCCCGTTGATGTAAATGTGAAGCTTATGGCCTATTCGCATAAAGCTGTATCACAGCTTAAATACTCTCGAGCAATTGGATGTTTGATGTATGATATGACAAGCACACGCCCTGATATTGCTTTCATAGTGGGAAAACTGAGTAGGTTTACTAGTAATCAAAATTCTATTCATTGGCGTGCTGTAGTTAGAGTATTTAAGTATTTAAAGGGTACTATGGATTATGGTATCACTTATACTGGGTTCCCATTAGTTTTAGAAGGATATTCAGATGAAAGTTGGATAACCAACGTCGAAGATCATTCATCTACGACTGGTTGGATATTCCTACTTAGAGGGGGTACTatatcatgggcttctaagaagcaaacATGTATTACAAATTCAACCATGGAGTCTGAATTTGTAGCTTTAGCTACAGCTAGTAAGGAATCTGATTGGTTGAGGAATTTGATTCATGAAATTCCTTTGTGGCCAAAACCAATATCTCCTATTTCCATCCGTTGTGACAGTGAAGCTACTTTGGCTAAGGCTTATAGCcaaat